The Podospora pseudopauciseta strain CBS 411.78 chromosome 2 map unlocalized CBS411.78m_2, whole genome shotgun sequence genome has a window encoding:
- the GRG1 gene encoding Glucose-repressible protein (COG:S; EggNog:ENOG503P77B), which produces METIKNAGNFVADKVNAATSEASKTTNKEVAKDSNASAGTRLDAAGNAISDKFDEKKHEASAETNKQKATH; this is translated from the exons ATGGAGACCATCAAGAACGCCGGCAACTTCGTCGCTGACAAGGTCAACGCTGCCACCTCTGAGGCTTCCAAGACGACCAACAAGGAGGTCGCCAAGGACTCCAACGCTAGCGCCGGCACTCG TCTCGACGCTGCTGGCAATGCCATCTCTGACAAgtttgatgagaagaagcaTGAGGCCTCCGCTGAGACCAACAAGCAGAAGGCTACCCACTAA
- a CDS encoding uncharacterized protein (COG:I; EggNog:ENOG503P0KJ), which produces MDFSTHSSPSGAEPLTFIEMIDQTTIISLLSTLAILFTALGISKLVLDKHTPGRLRFLFVWHAFDALIHFILEGSFVWHCLCSSTSVREVKGDYFPTPYYYLGQDQKGRVWGSQAAVGQEGYLGAMAQLWMVYAKADRRWAGVDLATLSIEIITVVFGGVMAVLVCWDLARKNVARGNLAMIILATAELYGGYMTFMPEWLSGSANLDTSNFMYKWIFLAFFNGLWVVIPLYAIYVAGADIYDAIWVRSIVEEQKKDE; this is translated from the exons ATGGACTTCTCGACACACTCGTCGCCATCGGGCGCCGAGCCCCTTACCTTTATAGAAATGATCGACCAGACGACCATCATCTCGCTGCTCTCGACACTCGCGATCCTGTTCACGGCGCTGGGGATTTCAAAACTGGTGTTGGACAAGCACACTCCGGGGAGGCTGAGGTTCCTATTTGTCTGGCATGCGTTTGACGCGCTGATCCACTTCATATTGGAGGGGAGTTTTGTGTGGCACTGCCTGTGCAGCAGCACgtcggtgagggaggtgaagggggaTTACTTCCCGACGCCGTATTATTATTTGGGGCAGGACCAAAAGGGACGGGTTTGGGGCTCGCAGGCGGCTGTTGGGCAGGAGGGGTATCTGGGTGCTATGGCGCAGTTGTGGATGGTGTATGCCAAGGCTGATCGAAGGTGGGCGGGGGTTGATTTGGCGACATTGAGTATTGAGATTATTAcggttgtttttgggggtgtgatggcggtgttggttTGTTGGGATTTGGCGAGGAAGAATGTGGCTAGGGGGAACTTGGCTA TGATCATTCTTGCGACGGCCGAGTTGTATGGTGGGTATATGACTTTTATGCCGGAATGGTTGAGCGGGAGCGCCAACTTGGATACGAGCAACTTTATGTACAAGTGGATTTTCTTGGCCTTTTTCAAT GGCCTTTGGGTGGTTATCCCTCTGTATGCCATCTACGTGGCTGGAGCGGACATTTACGACGCTATCTGGGTCAGGTCTATTGTtgaggagcagaagaaggacgAGTAA
- a CDS encoding uncharacterized protein (EggNog:ENOG503NYZU), whose product MSPLALVDEVIASWLQSRDDTGTMPQNNFNRTGTNTFQTARNQTTTQQMFFNELRFAAARSIRTSTIILASFNIIASFATAVGILVDSYFRERRNNRSYRFKRNGFNFVPEGEIYPLILSIGIFIQSLVFAGAQSTGLDGLFGTGCTMMALVMLPAVFLAPFIQLVFGVELTLRALRKELFAPRGKWNVSICSALVGLFTLAMFLVADFDQSPNFCLTSLFWFVAHYSTACFGLLTAIASVLIICTVVIFIKLHSSIQIEVTARVAASRMVYYLALGAISICFMLPYFYVLTFLNRRGQNNNSLNLSMVAAVVANISGLMNGGLYLFLKSNTISTIGPRDKIGEYENRRARYKIERRYTMDDADSEFGFDEDFKKYKTAADIRKMDSEETLTAYEKEEMVDAKSIRSVRPPSTIYGRRGPASIRSFRSNRLMSAASNVFMPKAPERARVSNAAGGHMRKRSNYSLFPNKNSGAKSSLTFLPATTYSPNNNDHLKPPPSMGNLAAFRHRRDSSLISSATVQIGLRFSSVDDIPPVAQTVVTVQDPHVYNLECPNVVKELQAKGINVQLKRPVGLDSGASTPTGSTKEGSPTSPGRSPVKDAKMKTLPPVPRPMIDTQSVTPAPPSQEITLSPSVYSPQSPSKAKLVPPAKPATNPRSPPMVPPPRRTGEATPPPVADGKNAWI is encoded by the exons ATGTCGCCACTCGCGTTGGTAGATGAGGTGATTGCCTCGTGGTTGCAGTCGCGGGACGACACGGGGACGATGCCGCAGAACAACTTCAACAGGACAGGAACCAACACTTTCCAGACGGCTCGGAACCAAACCACCACACAGCAGATGTTCTTCAACGAACTACGATTCGCCGCTGCCAGATCCATTCGAACATCGACCATCATTTTAGcttcttttaatattattgCTTCTTTTGCGACCGCCGTGGGGATCCTGGTTGATTCGTATTTCAGGGAAAGGCGGAACAACAGGTCATACAGGTTCAAGCGGAATGGCTTCAACTTTGTGCCCGAAGGCGAGATCTATCCGCTCATTTTATCAATTGGAATTTTCATTCAAAGCTTGGTCTTTGCCGGCGCTCAGTCGACTGGCCTCGACGGACTTTTTGGCACGGGATGCACTATGATGGCATTGGTCATGTTGCCTG CTGTGTTCCTGGCGCCTTTTATTCAGCTTGTCTTTGGTGTTGAGTTGACGTTGAGGGCACTTCGAAAGGAGTTGTTTGCCCCACGGGGGAAATGGAATGTGTCGATTTGCTCAGCACTTGTTGGGCTGTTTACACTTGCCATGTTTCTGGTTGCCGACTTTGACCAGTCTCCAAACTTTTGCTTAACCTCGCTCTTTTGGTTTGTTGCTCACTACTCGACGGCATGCTTTGGGCTTCTGACGGCCATTGCCTCGGTACTTATTATCTGCACTGTGGTGATCTTCATCAAGCTACACAGCAGCATTCAGATCGAGGTGACAGCTCGCGTGGCGGCCTCGAGGATGGTTTATTACCTGGCATTGGGAGCCATCTCGATT TGTTTCATGTTGCCATATTTCTACGTTTTGACCTTTCTGAACCGGCGAGGCCAGAACAACAATTCTCTCAATCTTTCAATGGTtgctgcggtggtggcaaACATATCCGGACTCATGAATGGCGGGCTTTACCTGTTCTTGAAGTCAAACACCATTTCGACCATTGGGCCTAGGGACAAAATCGGCGAGTACGAGAACCGCAGGGCCAGATACAAGATTGAGCGGCGCTATACCATGGACGACGCAGACTCGGAATTCGGATTCGATGAGGATTTCAAAAAATACAAGACGGCCGCTGATATTCGCAAGATGGATAGCGAAGAGACTCTGACGGCCTACGAGAaagaggagatggtggatgcTAAGAGCATCCGCAGCGTGAGGCCACCTTCCACCATCTACGGTCGACGAGGCCCTGCGTCCATTCGCTCCTTCCGCTCCAACAGATTGATGTCTGCGGCATCCAACGTGTTCATGCCGAAAGCGCCAGAACGAGCCCGTGTTTCGAACGCAGCCGGTGGGCACATGAGAAAGCGCTCCAACTACTCATTATTTCCTAACAAGAACTCCGGCGCCAAGTCGTCACTCACCTTCCTTCCTGCCACGACATACTCACCCAATAACAACGACCACctcaaaccaccaccctcgatgGGTAACCTTGCCGCCTTCCGCCACCGCAGAGACTCGTCTCTTATCTCATCAGCGACGGTTCAGATCGGACTCAGATTCTCCTCTGTCGACGATATCCCACCAGTCGCCCAAACAGTCGTCACAGTTCAGGACCCTCATGTGTACAACTTGGAGTGCCCCAACGTGGTCAAGGAGCTTCAAGCCAAGGGCATCAATGTTCAGCTCAAGCGTCCCGTGGGCTTGGACTCGGGAGCCTCGACACCAACCGGCTCGACCAAAGAAGGGTCTCCTACAAGTCCGGGCCGAAGTCCAGTCAAGGATGCGAAGATGAAGACGCTGCCGCCTGTACCGAGACCCATGATTGACACCCAGTCTGTAAcgccggcaccaccatctcaGGAGATCACCCTGAGCCCCAGTGTCTACAGCCCACAAAGCCCCAGCAAGGCCAAACTCGTCCCTCCAGCTAAGCCGGCTACCAACCCACGGAGTCCCCCCAtggtaccaccaccacgacgaACAGGCGAGGCGACACCACCTCCTGTGGCGGATGGAAAGAATGCCTGGATATAG